In the Leptospira sp. WS4.C2 genome, one interval contains:
- a CDS encoding 30S ribosomal protein S1, which yields MNSTNPSSPKNETTSSFGELLEKWESQSQAQEQENSAGKGTLIEGTVVDVIGDTVFLDIGEKLEARVSREDFSETPKRGEKVSAIIKKRVDGYCVLSKKEADQRVGWETIKDASQNGYPLSGKIVGEVKNKGYLVESEGIQLFLPASHVGVRFKESTEGGKEFSFKIIELNEKTRTGVVSRKTLLDEINGEKWEELLGKVKVGDKVNGKVVKIANFGVFLSVYDVVGLLRQNDISYKKFAPFKQYFNIGAEVEVIVLEVDKENNKLSLGIKQLYEDPWIWAKKELEKGMVVRGIVTSLTNFGAFVELKEGLEGLIHTTELSWAKKPPHPKDVLKKGQEVDSEILDIDFEARRLSLGLKQLLPNPWEALSANVRAGNVLEGKITGITKYGAFVEVESGIEGLIHISDITWDEKEKNPLNLLKKGQSVQYKILDVNLDAQRISCGLKQLSEHPYEALRKKYPPGTLVEGRVKSIVSFGVFVEVEPGYEGLVHISEIPDGRNIKLEDLYKVGESVRTVVVKIEPNNKKISLSIKDFDKAVEREEMAKYMKEDNQPSRESIGSFMNLNQNR from the coding sequence TTGAATTCAACCAACCCATCCTCCCCCAAAAATGAGACCACTTCTTCCTTCGGCGAATTATTAGAGAAGTGGGAATCGCAGTCACAAGCACAAGAACAAGAAAACTCCGCAGGAAAAGGTACCCTCATTGAAGGGACTGTAGTCGATGTCATCGGTGACACTGTTTTCCTCGATATCGGAGAGAAATTGGAAGCTCGTGTTTCTCGTGAAGACTTCTCAGAAACGCCAAAACGCGGTGAGAAAGTCAGTGCGATCATTAAAAAGCGGGTCGACGGATACTGTGTCCTCTCCAAAAAAGAAGCGGACCAAAGAGTTGGTTGGGAAACCATCAAAGACGCAAGTCAAAATGGATACCCACTTTCTGGTAAAATTGTCGGTGAAGTCAAAAACAAGGGATACCTCGTAGAAAGCGAAGGCATTCAACTTTTCCTTCCTGCCTCCCACGTAGGGGTAAGGTTCAAAGAATCTACAGAAGGTGGAAAAGAATTTTCCTTCAAAATCATTGAATTAAATGAAAAGACGAGAACCGGTGTGGTCTCTCGCAAAACACTGCTCGACGAAATTAACGGCGAGAAGTGGGAAGAACTCCTTGGCAAAGTCAAAGTCGGAGACAAAGTGAACGGGAAAGTGGTAAAGATTGCCAACTTTGGCGTTTTCCTTTCTGTCTACGATGTAGTCGGTCTTCTTCGTCAAAACGATATTTCTTATAAAAAATTCGCTCCTTTCAAACAATACTTCAACATCGGTGCCGAAGTCGAAGTGATTGTTTTGGAAGTAGATAAAGAGAATAACAAACTTTCTCTTGGGATCAAACAACTCTATGAAGATCCGTGGATTTGGGCTAAAAAGGAACTCGAAAAAGGTATGGTGGTGCGAGGAATCGTAACTTCACTTACTAACTTCGGTGCTTTCGTAGAACTCAAAGAAGGATTGGAAGGACTCATCCATACCACAGAACTTTCTTGGGCAAAAAAACCACCACATCCGAAAGATGTTTTGAAAAAAGGCCAAGAAGTAGATTCTGAGATTTTGGATATTGATTTCGAAGCAAGACGTTTGTCTCTTGGACTCAAACAACTTCTTCCTAACCCATGGGAAGCTCTCTCTGCTAACGTTCGTGCCGGAAACGTGCTCGAAGGTAAAATTACTGGAATCACTAAATACGGTGCTTTCGTAGAAGTAGAAAGTGGAATCGAAGGACTCATTCACATCTCTGATATCACTTGGGACGAAAAAGAAAAGAACCCTTTAAACCTTTTGAAAAAAGGCCAATCAGTTCAGTACAAAATCCTTGATGTGAACTTAGATGCACAACGCATTAGCTGTGGTTTAAAACAACTTTCAGAACATCCTTACGAAGCTCTTCGCAAAAAATACCCACCGGGTACTCTTGTAGAAGGTCGTGTGAAATCCATTGTTAGCTTTGGAGTGTTTGTGGAAGTAGAACCAGGTTATGAAGGTCTTGTTCACATTTCTGAAATTCCAGATGGTCGCAACATTAAGTTAGAAGATCTTTACAAAGTGGGCGAATCCGTTCGCACAGTGGTAGTCAAAATCGAACCTAACAATAAGAAGATTTCTCTCTCTATCAAAGACTTTGATAAAGCAGTAGAGCGTGAAGAGATGGCAAAATACATGAAAGAAGACAACCAACCTTCTCGTGAATCCATCGGTTCTTTTATGAATTTAAACCAAAACCGATAG
- the cmk gene encoding (d)CMP kinase, with amino-acid sequence MNIENVIAIDGPAGSGKSTLARMIAHKIGYLYLDSGAFYRALTLAIWERFLETKEDESKFPFYTEKLADSSLLDKDEKEFGFSVKKIPVHCELSSTGENLMFLGERDISHEIRDPEITKKIRYIAPRRAFREILNHHIREFAKNHKLVMDGRDIGTEVFPKSKFKFFLTASVEVRAKRRYDELVTKGFKADLKHIQDEIVARDESDTTRTVAPLKQASDAILIDTSTLDTETVLNTILSKVSSSGQI; translated from the coding sequence CTGAATATAGAAAATGTAATCGCCATTGATGGACCTGCTGGGTCTGGGAAAAGTACACTCGCCCGTATGATAGCCCATAAAATTGGGTATCTTTACTTAGATTCAGGAGCCTTCTACCGAGCGCTAACTCTTGCTATATGGGAGAGGTTTTTAGAAACCAAAGAAGATGAATCTAAATTCCCTTTCTATACCGAAAAATTAGCCGATTCCAGTCTCCTGGATAAAGACGAAAAAGAATTTGGTTTTTCTGTAAAAAAAATTCCAGTGCACTGTGAACTTTCTTCCACCGGAGAGAATTTAATGTTTTTAGGAGAAAGGGACATAAGCCATGAAATCCGAGATCCAGAGATCACCAAAAAAATTCGTTACATTGCTCCCAGGCGAGCCTTTCGAGAGATTTTAAACCACCACATCCGGGAATTTGCAAAAAACCATAAATTGGTCATGGACGGTCGAGATATCGGAACGGAAGTTTTTCCCAAATCGAAATTTAAATTTTTTCTGACCGCCTCTGTGGAAGTGCGGGCCAAACGCCGATATGATGAATTAGTCACAAAAGGCTTTAAAGCCGACCTAAAACACATTCAGGACGAGATTGTGGCTCGGGACGAAAGTGACACCACCCGTACTGTGGCCCCCCTGAAGCAAGCTTCGGACGCAATCCTGATTGACACGAGCACCCTCGACACGGAAACTGTCCTAAATACTATCCTGTCCAAGGTTTCATCCTCTGGGCAAATCTAA
- a CDS encoding histidine kinase dimerization/phosphoacceptor domain -containing protein: MKLRNRNLDPERIADFECFRSGILELIVKNSPLTDILNEIVQGIETLNPTMICTVVLIENSRIKIGAAPSLPKIYNDAIEGVPIGPEAGSCGTAAYTGKRVIVEDIGTSPLWKNYKDIALSVGLASCWSEPIRSHSNETIGTFAIYHHEIASPNEFDIFIISETADLVSIAIEKSIISSKLTESERRFRDFFEKNSSVMLIIEPNSGEIINANQTAVQFYGYPHEILTKMKIDEINILPEEEVKQERMRALSEERSFFSFPHKLANGIIKQVEVYSTPIETSNRHLLFSIVHDVTERKTAEEKVKSLLSEKEMILKEVHHRIKNNMTILFNLLDLQAKSQEDEVLTNSLKDATSRIKTMSLLYDKLYLGKAFHVLRLDEYLIPLTQEIISLFPYPVKLNTEIGNYQLTAEQLQAIGIITNELLTNSLKYARDSSKELEVQIKLWTKGQEFHLLIRDNGKGFESQMDNPEKLGFGLTLVKMLTEQLSGKLTFSGDDGAEYHIVFPSKTTLP, encoded by the coding sequence GTGAAACTTAGAAATCGCAATCTGGATCCAGAAAGAATTGCTGACTTTGAATGTTTCCGAAGTGGGATCCTAGAACTCATTGTCAAAAATTCACCCCTCACTGACATATTAAATGAAATTGTCCAAGGGATTGAAACTCTAAACCCTACCATGATCTGTACTGTGGTTCTCATTGAAAATTCGAGAATCAAAATAGGTGCTGCCCCTTCTCTTCCCAAAATTTATAATGATGCCATTGAGGGTGTGCCCATTGGACCTGAAGCAGGCTCGTGTGGTACCGCAGCTTACACTGGAAAACGAGTCATCGTGGAAGATATAGGAACCAGTCCTTTATGGAAAAATTACAAAGACATAGCTCTCAGTGTGGGACTTGCATCCTGTTGGTCGGAACCAATTCGGTCCCACTCCAATGAAACCATTGGTACCTTTGCCATTTACCATCATGAAATTGCAAGTCCCAATGAGTTTGATATCTTTATCATTTCCGAAACGGCCGACCTAGTGAGTATTGCCATTGAAAAATCTATTATCTCAAGTAAACTCACAGAAAGTGAAAGAAGGTTTCGAGATTTTTTCGAAAAGAACTCTTCGGTAATGCTGATCATTGAACCAAACTCTGGAGAGATCATCAATGCCAACCAAACGGCGGTTCAATTCTACGGATACCCGCACGAAATTTTAACAAAGATGAAAATTGATGAAATCAATATTCTTCCAGAGGAAGAAGTGAAACAAGAGCGGATGCGTGCACTCTCCGAAGAGAGGAGTTTCTTTTCTTTTCCGCACAAACTTGCAAACGGAATCATTAAACAAGTAGAAGTTTATTCAACTCCTATAGAAACAAGCAACCGCCACCTCCTATTTTCCATTGTTCACGATGTTACCGAAAGAAAAACGGCGGAAGAAAAAGTGAAGTCTCTTCTTTCTGAAAAAGAAATGATTCTAAAAGAAGTCCATCATAGAATCAAAAACAATATGACGATTTTGTTCAACCTACTAGATCTGCAGGCAAAATCACAAGAAGATGAAGTTCTTACAAACTCTCTGAAAGATGCCACTAGCCGAATCAAAACCATGTCACTGCTTTATGACAAATTATATTTAGGGAAAGCCTTTCATGTGCTGCGTTTGGATGAATACTTAATCCCCCTGACTCAGGAAATCATATCCCTATTCCCGTATCCTGTAAAATTAAATACGGAAATTGGGAACTACCAACTCACCGCAGAACAACTTCAGGCGATTGGTATTATCACAAACGAACTTCTCACAAACAGTTTAAAATATGCACGGGATTCATCTAAAGAATTAGAAGTGCAGATTAAACTTTGGACAAAAGGCCAAGAATTCCATTTACTCATACGAGATAACGGCAAAGGTTTTGAATCTCAAATGGATAACCCTGAAAAACTAGGATTTGGATTGACCTTAGTCAAAATGTTAACGGAACAACTTTCTGGCAAACTTACATTTAGTGGGGATGACGGAGCAGAATACCATATAGTTTTTCCTTCTAAAACCACCCTTCCCTAA
- a CDS encoding helix-turn-helix domain-containing protein, with translation MSFFFQNYNEFLNFFLLFSSLLGFLYAIGEFFSYHKNRKQILLGIIFLGTSYLLFNFYLISSENIRPWYYLYLTDLPVVACLGVLLDEYFLTILEGKFRSFRRLSYRIVPLVFLLFLILIWNLGNKSYYLENQIDGLNPFHNRPLFLVLPTILIYIWCMLRIFRRISKQIRWSTFRKNYTLKIGLFIVIFCLALSFNGLKTLAFGGQVAHQLSGIAIGLFLCCLYVLRQTYPDFFLEVRKIVEDEKKERISQISKLDHGLVRKKLQDLFETEKIYREEKLSLRELSERMSLSSHQLSEFLNMEIKLSFYQYTNSYRVREAKEKIEKEPERSLLAIAYDVGFGSKSTFNEAFKKETGTTPREYREKILKKHPTR, from the coding sequence ATGTCTTTTTTCTTTCAAAATTACAATGAGTTCTTAAACTTTTTTCTATTGTTTTCGTCACTTCTCGGATTTTTATATGCGATCGGAGAATTCTTTAGTTATCATAAAAATAGAAAACAAATCCTACTTGGAATTATTTTTCTCGGAACTAGTTACTTATTGTTTAATTTCTACTTAATTTCCTCAGAGAATATCAGGCCCTGGTATTATTTGTATCTAACAGATTTACCAGTAGTTGCTTGTTTAGGTGTGTTACTTGATGAATACTTTCTTACGATTTTAGAAGGAAAATTTCGTTCTTTTCGCAGACTTTCCTATAGGATTGTACCTTTGGTATTTTTATTATTTCTCATTCTTATTTGGAATTTAGGAAACAAAAGTTATTATCTAGAAAATCAGATTGATGGGTTGAATCCCTTTCACAATCGTCCTTTGTTTTTGGTTCTACCCACAATTCTAATCTATATTTGGTGTATGCTCCGAATCTTTAGGAGGATTTCCAAACAAATTCGTTGGAGTACATTCCGAAAGAACTATACATTAAAAATTGGCCTTTTCATTGTTATTTTCTGTTTGGCATTATCATTCAATGGGTTAAAAACATTGGCCTTTGGTGGGCAAGTCGCCCATCAATTATCTGGAATTGCCATTGGCCTTTTTTTATGTTGTTTGTATGTGCTGAGGCAAACCTATCCTGATTTCTTTTTGGAAGTCCGTAAAATTGTAGAGGATGAAAAAAAAGAAAGGATCTCTCAAATTTCCAAACTTGATCACGGTTTGGTTCGGAAAAAATTACAAGATTTATTTGAAACAGAAAAAATATACCGAGAAGAAAAACTGAGTCTCCGTGAACTTTCCGAAAGAATGAGTTTGAGTTCCCACCAACTCTCTGAATTCCTAAATATGGAAATCAAACTCAGCTTCTATCAATATACAAATTCTTACCGAGTGAGAGAGGCGAAGGAAAAAATAGAAAAAGAGCCGGAACGATCTCTCCTCGCCATTGCTTATGATGTAGGTTTTGGTTCCAAATCTACCTTCAATGAAGCCTTCAAAAAGGAAACCGGGACTACACCCAGAGAATATAGAGAAAAAATCCTGAAAAAACATCCAACTCGATAA
- the aroA gene encoding 3-phosphoshikimate 1-carboxyvinyltransferase, whose protein sequence is MLQPQIKLSAKKEIYVPGDKSISHRSVLFSALSQGKSEIHGFLEGEDPLHTLHCFASLGLSVEPIGKGSYSVQSPGKNNLKSPVGVLDFGNAGTGIRLSAGLISGLPQISATLTGDVSLCKRPMARIMNPLREMGADIVSVEGNDRAPLRVIGKQLKDYSYTSFIASAQIKSALVLAALASEISIEYRESEVSRDHTENMIRFLGGNIEHHSSYHFTVKPPYHFTGAKFVIPGDISSAAFYIVFGLCAGGSEPLVIRNIGLNPSRVGILTVLKNMGGRIEVIAKRLECGEEVGDLLVYPSKLKRSVITEDLIPSIIDEIPILTIAGLFSEGGFQISHAEELRAKESDRIQSMVSNLERLGVAVNESKDGYEFGEVGEIKACTIETFMDHRIAMSFAILSKLSNVELTFDDTSWVDTSFPGFFEILKSF, encoded by the coding sequence ATGTTGCAGCCCCAAATCAAATTAAGTGCTAAAAAAGAAATTTATGTCCCAGGAGATAAGTCTATCTCGCATAGATCGGTTCTCTTTAGTGCACTCTCCCAAGGAAAATCGGAAATTCATGGATTTTTGGAAGGAGAAGATCCTCTTCATACCTTACATTGTTTTGCAAGTTTAGGGCTTTCGGTCGAACCCATTGGCAAAGGAAGTTATTCCGTACAAAGCCCAGGAAAAAATAACTTAAAATCTCCCGTTGGAGTTTTGGATTTTGGAAATGCAGGGACTGGGATCCGCCTTTCTGCAGGACTTATCTCTGGCCTTCCTCAAATTTCGGCCACTCTTACAGGAGATGTTTCCCTTTGCAAACGACCGATGGCAAGGATCATGAACCCACTTCGGGAAATGGGTGCTGATATCGTTTCTGTAGAAGGAAATGATCGGGCTCCTCTTCGTGTCATCGGAAAACAACTAAAGGACTATTCTTATACAAGTTTTATTGCTTCGGCACAAATCAAAAGTGCACTCGTACTTGCGGCACTTGCTTCGGAGATCTCGATTGAGTATCGAGAGTCCGAAGTGTCCCGCGACCATACAGAAAATATGATTCGGTTTTTGGGAGGGAATATCGAGCACCATTCTTCTTACCACTTTACGGTGAAACCACCCTATCATTTTACAGGTGCTAAGTTTGTCATTCCTGGTGATATTTCCAGTGCTGCTTTTTATATTGTCTTTGGTCTTTGTGCGGGGGGGAGTGAACCTCTCGTCATTCGCAATATTGGCCTCAATCCTTCTCGGGTGGGAATTTTAACTGTATTAAAAAATATGGGTGGGCGAATTGAAGTGATCGCCAAACGCCTGGAATGTGGTGAAGAGGTTGGGGACTTACTTGTTTATCCTTCAAAACTAAAAAGGTCCGTCATTACAGAGGATTTAATTCCCTCGATCATCGATGAAATTCCGATCCTTACCATTGCGGGTCTTTTTTCGGAAGGTGGGTTTCAAATCTCTCACGCAGAAGAACTACGAGCTAAAGAATCGGATCGAATCCAGTCCATGGTTTCCAACTTGGAAAGACTTGGTGTGGCTGTAAACGAATCGAAAGATGGATACGAGTTTGGAGAAGTAGGGGAAATCAAAGCCTGTACCATAGAAACTTTTATGGACCACCGGATCGCCATGAGTTTTGCTATTCTCTCTAAACTTTCAAACGTAGAACTAACGTTTGACGATACAAGTTGGGTGGATACAAGTTTCCCTGGATTTTTTGAAATCCTTAAATCGTTTTAA
- a CDS encoding cyclic nucleotide-binding domain-containing protein produces MPLDTSKNNQKIPVNPGEVLFIGGKASTSMNILHEGSVRVETTLGDTSIVLYSLEGANLTPGIFALLEGTPYPYTIRAKTSCVVSTYVMNQANAKKTLTSKVSVGVMAVRTLLKEIGELYKRVLSIKGLASKFDQTMDNLGAVYYILNPSIFSDVTPGGLITRDENIIDPVMKLIRNNLAGFQEHGGMLPDKPTVNFLEEDHGEFFESNYNEAVEWSDAEFHFIRKILSVNPKISQALFEADPTLLQSAAESYVKTYRELFELLIKETSELSEMMNTMFVGENALIEKFNLTLDLFNTGYSTIPSTVLLPITEWALKKSKSLLDEYKQIFGSPYGAVGNSLDKLETKQTELTAKYGHELSAQKNKDDMASQGSETIHAGIDTKALKVELLNSASQILNYSQADPESVKEFSTLMVKLKSFKNPLDPEPDNRKIRRTISKTYWEVYKKSFSKWLQSGKQAPKAVELMLRYGYFDESLLDEGHIVELVSRLYQGGGNPTAPIHYGTDWLEKIYSREVPTSVDELGQTFFEKLKMDLKDSGIKSEKDIPPDYDTGDARLGSEISSMYEPNVRLTSGNIASHFPILTKYHITIPLEKCFVSKDDVEKALQYILSVDYTAFNREVIYRNEDIGIKNEFVQRSIIPDFILVPSIGPKIMMWQDLSIFRGAGSKESRGRICIPHFVTGDLKTFMLEAIAAFRWELCKNILGPDWNNVGIPSITADYTDYVQFFKKSKDLSPELKEKISSEFKRFRTDRDKFAYDYSMWIRYEAEGVQRVNRVVRSIFYRHIPFHKNIREKVSSQPAYAELHNRFKNVRTRQHKEFENKYKKYMDASGNLPKELYENLTFYEV; encoded by the coding sequence ATGCCTCTAGATACCAGTAAAAATAACCAAAAGATCCCAGTCAATCCAGGTGAAGTCCTTTTCATCGGAGGCAAAGCCTCGACTTCCATGAACATCCTACATGAAGGATCGGTTCGAGTAGAAACCACTCTCGGAGACACTAGCATTGTTCTCTATAGTTTAGAAGGAGCAAACCTAACACCGGGTATCTTTGCTCTTCTAGAAGGAACCCCTTACCCTTATACCATTCGTGCCAAAACATCTTGCGTTGTGTCCACCTATGTGATGAACCAAGCCAATGCAAAAAAAACACTCACTTCTAAAGTTTCTGTGGGTGTGATGGCTGTGAGAACTCTCCTCAAAGAAATTGGGGAACTCTATAAACGAGTCCTATCCATCAAAGGCCTTGCTTCCAAATTCGATCAGACCATGGACAATCTGGGAGCCGTGTATTATATCCTAAATCCATCCATCTTTTCTGATGTCACTCCTGGTGGACTCATCACTCGTGATGAAAATATCATTGATCCGGTGATGAAACTGATCCGAAATAATTTGGCTGGGTTCCAAGAACATGGAGGGATGTTACCCGACAAACCCACTGTGAATTTTTTAGAAGAGGATCATGGGGAGTTTTTTGAAAGTAACTATAACGAAGCAGTAGAATGGAGTGATGCCGAATTTCATTTCATCAGAAAAATTCTTTCGGTGAATCCAAAAATTTCGCAGGCCCTATTCGAAGCTGATCCCACTCTTTTGCAAAGTGCTGCGGAAAGTTATGTTAAAACTTATCGCGAGTTATTTGAATTATTAATCAAAGAAACTTCCGAACTTTCAGAAATGATGAACACTATGTTTGTTGGTGAAAATGCTCTGATTGAAAAATTTAACTTAACTTTGGATTTATTTAATACCGGTTATTCTACAATTCCATCGACTGTTTTGTTGCCAATCACAGAATGGGCTTTGAAAAAATCCAAATCCTTGTTAGATGAATACAAACAAATATTTGGTTCTCCTTATGGAGCTGTTGGTAATAGTTTAGACAAACTAGAAACAAAACAAACAGAACTTACTGCCAAGTATGGCCATGAACTTTCGGCGCAAAAGAATAAAGATGACATGGCCTCGCAAGGAAGTGAAACCATTCACGCAGGAATCGACACCAAGGCTCTCAAAGTGGAACTTTTAAACTCCGCAAGCCAAATTCTAAATTATTCGCAAGCCGATCCAGAATCGGTAAAAGAGTTTTCCACTCTTATGGTAAAACTCAAATCCTTTAAAAACCCATTGGATCCAGAGCCAGATAACCGTAAAATCAGACGAACCATTTCAAAAACGTATTGGGAAGTGTATAAAAAATCTTTCTCAAAGTGGTTACAGTCAGGCAAACAAGCTCCAAAGGCCGTAGAACTCATGTTACGCTATGGATACTTCGATGAAAGCCTCCTCGATGAAGGTCATATTGTTGAACTCGTTAGCCGATTGTACCAAGGGGGAGGAAACCCAACCGCACCCATCCATTACGGAACCGATTGGCTTGAAAAAATCTACTCTCGCGAAGTTCCCACATCCGTGGATGAACTGGGACAAACATTCTTTGAAAAACTCAAAATGGATCTTAAAGATTCGGGAATTAAGTCAGAAAAAGACATCCCTCCGGATTACGATACCGGCGATGCGAGACTTGGATCAGAAATCTCTTCTATGTATGAACCAAACGTTCGTTTGACGTCAGGTAATATTGCAAGCCATTTCCCTATCCTAACAAAATACCATATTACCATCCCATTGGAAAAATGTTTTGTTTCCAAAGATGATGTCGAAAAAGCACTTCAGTATATCTTAAGTGTAGACTACACTGCTTTCAACCGAGAAGTCATTTATCGTAATGAAGATATTGGAATCAAAAACGAATTTGTCCAAAGATCCATCATTCCAGACTTCATCCTTGTGCCATCGATTGGACCCAAAATCATGATGTGGCAAGACCTATCCATCTTCCGTGGTGCTGGATCCAAGGAATCGAGAGGGAGGATTTGTATCCCGCACTTTGTAACAGGAGATTTAAAAACCTTTATGTTGGAAGCAATTGCTGCTTTCCGTTGGGAACTTTGTAAAAATATCCTTGGACCGGATTGGAATAACGTCGGAATTCCATCCATCACAGCAGATTACACGGATTATGTGCAGTTCTTTAAAAAGAGTAAAGATCTTTCCCCAGAACTCAAAGAGAAAATTTCCTCAGAATTCAAACGCTTCCGTACAGATCGCGACAAATTCGCTTATGACTACTCTATGTGGATTCGCTATGAAGCAGAAGGTGTTCAGAGGGTCAACCGTGTGGTTCGCTCCATCTTCTATCGCCACATCCCATTTCATAAAAACATCCGAGAAAAGGTAAGTTCACAACCTGCATATGCCGAACTTCACAACCGATTCAAAAATGTTCGCACACGCCAACACAAGGAATTCGAAAACAAATACAAAAAATATATGGATGCCAGCGGGAACCTACCCAAAGAACTCTATGAGAATTTGACTTTTTACGAAGTTTAA
- a CDS encoding NAD(P)/FAD-dependent oxidoreductase, whose protein sequence is MESIQKVDITIVGGSFSGLSAALSLVRSLRKVLVIDSEKPCNANTPASHNFITHDGRSPGEIRSLALNDLNHYPNFQLKIGEVISIEKAEDGFLLRGNGFKEVQTDKIIFATGLKDILPDIPGFLPSWGKSVIHCPYCHGYENIGNPTGLWMNEEGVFEHSKFLKHWSKELTVYTNGPVKFSKEEESKLEKEGITIVSEVVKALIHEEGKISAVQLVSGKEIPIQALYTRLPMVQHSKLPEQLGCKLLPSGHIEVTNFYETSVPGVCAVGDMASMFRSVAHAVHSGNIAGAMLNRSMILSN, encoded by the coding sequence ATGGAATCCATTCAAAAAGTAGATATCACCATCGTGGGGGGAAGTTTTTCCGGACTCTCCGCAGCTCTATCTCTCGTTCGTTCCTTGAGAAAGGTCCTCGTCATTGATTCCGAAAAACCATGCAATGCCAACACTCCTGCCTCACATAACTTCATCACACACGATGGAAGGTCACCAGGAGAAATTCGGTCATTGGCACTCAATGATCTAAATCACTATCCTAATTTCCAACTAAAGATTGGAGAAGTTATATCCATAGAAAAAGCGGAGGATGGATTTTTACTCCGAGGAAATGGATTCAAAGAAGTACAAACTGATAAGATTATTTTTGCCACGGGCCTTAAAGATATTTTACCGGATATTCCGGGATTTCTTCCTTCGTGGGGCAAATCTGTCATCCACTGCCCTTACTGCCATGGTTATGAAAATATAGGGAATCCAACGGGGCTTTGGATGAATGAAGAGGGAGTATTCGAACATTCTAAATTTCTAAAACACTGGTCAAAAGAATTAACCGTTTATACAAACGGTCCAGTTAAGTTCTCCAAAGAAGAAGAATCCAAACTTGAAAAAGAAGGAATCACTATTGTTTCAGAAGTTGTGAAAGCGCTGATTCACGAGGAAGGAAAAATTTCGGCGGTTCAATTGGTTTCTGGAAAAGAAATCCCGATCCAAGCACTTTATACAAGACTCCCCATGGTCCAACACTCAAAACTACCAGAACAACTTGGTTGTAAACTTCTTCCCAGTGGGCATATCGAAGTAACGAATTTTTATGAAACGAGTGTGCCGGGAGTTTGTGCTGTTGGGGATATGGCTTCAATGTTCCGATCGGTTGCCCATGCGGTGCACTCAGGAAACATTGCCGGAGCTATGCTCAATCGGTCAATGATCCTGTCTAACTAA
- a CDS encoding tetratricopeptide repeat protein: MSSSSFQLSLDLAKDHFKIGDLDRAEFHLRSSLELEESEEAYFYLGLVQNALGQWTDALASYYKAVSINHEYGNPCNEIGVLLLRMGNDKEAVYWLKKSVRCERNDAPHISYFNLATLYKLWNRPERSLQYLHKALTLKKDFSEANDLWRELKSDEEAPSN; encoded by the coding sequence TTGTCTTCTAGTTCTTTCCAACTTTCATTAGATTTAGCAAAAGACCATTTCAAAATCGGTGACTTAGACCGAGCCGAATTCCACCTTCGTTCTAGTTTAGAATTGGAAGAATCCGAAGAGGCTTATTTTTATCTAGGTTTAGTACAAAATGCCCTCGGCCAATGGACAGATGCTCTGGCTTCATACTACAAAGCAGTGAGTATAAACCACGAATATGGCAATCCATGTAATGAAATTGGAGTTCTTTTGTTACGTATGGGTAATGATAAGGAAGCCGTGTATTGGCTTAAAAAATCCGTTCGTTGCGAACGTAATGATGCCCCACATATTTCTTATTTTAACTTAGCAACTCTTTACAAGTTGTGGAATCGTCCAGAAAGATCCTTACAATACCTCCACAAAGCTTTAACATTGAAAAAAGATTTTTCAGAAGCCAATGACCTTTGGAGAGAATTGAAATCAGACGAAGAAGCCCCTTCGAATTAA